From a single Rutidosis leptorrhynchoides isolate AG116_Rl617_1_P2 chromosome 5, CSIRO_AGI_Rlap_v1, whole genome shotgun sequence genomic region:
- the LOC139848547 gene encoding uncharacterized protein, with protein sequence MTTDTNRIHPVITVNNIKNFIPITLEMKNSRYGTWAELFKIHCRAFQVIDHIIPPTVVDTGDSSTTQQSTTPPARPESWSRLDAIVTQWIYGTVSTEILLTIMKPDQTAQQTWDRVKSIFQDNEQSRAIHLHRHFSTIRQENFSDMSSYC encoded by the coding sequence ATGACGACAGATACAAACCGTATTCACCCCGTAATCACTGTCAATAACATAAAAAATTTCATACCCATCACTCTTGAGATGAAGAATAGTCGATATGGCACATGGGCCGAACTATTCAAGATTCATTGTCGCGCTTTTCAAGTAATCGATCACATCATACCTCCTACTGTTGTTGATACAGGCGACTCATCCACAACCCAACAATCCACTACACCTCCTGCTCGACCTGAATCTTGGTCCCGCCTAGACGCTATTGTCACGCAGTGGATCTATGGAACTGTATCAACCGAAATTCTTCTCACCATCATGAAACCTGATCAAACAGCACAACAAACATGGGATCGGGTGAAAAGCATTTTTCAAGACAATGAACAATCACGAGCAATTCACCTCCATCGTCACTTCTCTACAATCAGACAAGAAAATTTTTCAGATATGTCTTCCTATTGTTAA